A DNA window from Scomber japonicus isolate fScoJap1 chromosome 14, fScoJap1.pri, whole genome shotgun sequence contains the following coding sequences:
- the tk2 gene encoding thymidine kinase 2, mitochondrial: MLSSFQGKLVRNGEDKKTVVWIEGNIASGKTTCLEYFSKTSNIEVLTEPVSKWRNVRGHNPLALMYQDPERWGITLQTYVQLTMLDRHVAAMSAPFRMMERSIFSAKYIFVENLFRSGKMPEVDYAVLTEWFDWITTNISIPVDLIVYLQTSPQTCHERLKQRCREEEKVIPLEYLESIHQLYEDWLIKPSSFFLPAPVLVIPADQDLPNMLHRYEENRDKILTANYL, from the exons ATGTTATCTTCTTTTCAAGGGAAGCTGGTGCGTAATGGAGAGGATAAGAAAACAGTG GTCTGGATTGAGGGGAACATTGCCAGTGGGAAGACGACATGTTTGGAGTATTTCAGCAAAACAAGTAACATAGAG GTCCTCACAGAACCAGTGTCTAAATGGAGGAATGTTCGTGGACACAACCCTCTG GCTCTGATGTACCAGGATCCTGAGCGCTGGGGCATCACACTGCAGACCTATGTTCAACTCACCATGCTGGATAGGCATGTGGCAGCCATG TCAGCTCCTTTCAGGATGATGGAAAGGTCCATCTTCAGTGCCAAGTACATCTTTGTGGAGAATCTCTTCAGAAG TGGAAAGATGCCAGAGGTGGACTATGCTGTTCTTACTGAGTGGTTTGATTGGATCACAACTAACATATCCATTCCTGTAGATCTTATTG TCTACCTGCAAACGTCTCCTCAGACCTGCCATGAGAGGTTAAAGCAGAgatgcagagaggaggagaaagtcaTTCCACTG gAGTATCTGGAGTCCATCCACCAGCTCTATGAGGATTGGCTCATCAAACCtagttccttctttcttcctgctCCAGTTTTG gtgatTCCTGCTGACCAAGATCTCCCAAACATGCTGCATAGATATGAAGAGAACCGTGACAAGATCCTAACAGCTAACTACCTCTAA
- the si:ch211-189a15.5 gene encoding uncharacterized protein si:ch211-189a15.5: METACVFVGDTVMKDGMAAAGEPEEVSRQDLYEDYIKCYLQMCSEVRPCRDAQLLKKAAQYVLQEAEPTHTFTVFPFYQSVLKGAAALSSDNRKHLSAFIKATELLETLCINLFLQPWKKEIKTLKCFTGPFVYCLLPVLSSSTIQSVLASIGYLPHPETPQSEYKLSVDANPDKAMLVGFELLLARVECLHLLELLEKEKDHLGPQEWLEVVQRRAGPVKTEGHTEKKTVEQMEDEKKKKKEEANKSEVPLSFDTRPAVNPKPKPRCCHLSSVDQSIMEMQLTYDDLAIRGRPVLQDKPHRANSHKSSSKSVQSGASTNNNSSDSKAVQPPDRDCSRSTKHAATTLSSKPDGSKVCEMIGKNSRSSGCNDDSGGGGFSTPANNTSSSFKNSDGSRVDDLVRSPHDITLHITLRAGSNAEQSLKPGEPQPTAEPPAWTQQQDAADLQNKSPPKAEHPSLTTTDEEQELRELAERMGQLHVQHTKEEAKKKEDGKKGEENPNKERRKKGRKTSTEEGAEEQSLRKPVMETSPVQSHPASRCTRSFQSDPTAMKEQKQPSVCHSAPLSISTADCQSGGGTSNQEGEVREGHTDRAATGRAEEDQSFVMV, translated from the exons ATGGAgactgcttgtgtttttgtcGGTGACACAGTCATGAAGGACGGCATGGCAGCAGCGGGAGAACCGGAGGAGGTTTCCCGTCAGGACCTGTATGAGGATTATATCAAGTGTTATCTCCAGATGTGTTCAGAGGTTCGACCGTGCCGCGATGCTCAGCTGTTGAAGAAGGCGGCTCAGTATGTGCTCCAGGAAGCAGAGCCCACTCACACTTTCACCGTGTTTCCATTCTACCAGAGTGTTCTGAAGGGCGCTGCTGCCCTGAGCTCTGACAACAGGAAACACCTGTCTGCTTTTATCAAGGCCACAGAGCTACTGGAAACTCTCTGCATCAATCTGTTTCTCCAACCGTGGAAGAAGGAAATCAAGACACTCAAg TGTTTTACAGGTCCATTTGTTTACTGTCTTCTGCCAGTTCTCAGCAGTTCTACCATCCAGTCCGTCCTGGCCTCTATTGGCTACCTGCCACATCCTGAGACACCACAGAG TGAGTACAAGCTCAGTGTGGATGCTAACCCAGACAAAGCCATGCTGGTGGGTTTTGAGCTACTGCTGGCCAGAGTGGAGTGTCTCCACCTCCTGGAGCTcctggagaaggagaaggatcACCTGGGACCACAG GAGTGGCTGGAAGTTGTCCAGAGGAGAGCGGGACCTGTGAAGACAGAGGGACACacagaaaagaagacagtagaGCAAATGgaagatgagaagaagaagaagaaggaagaggcaAATAAAAGCGAG GTACCTCTGTCTTTCGACACCAGGCCTGCAGTGAACCCCAAGCCCAAGCCTCGATGCTGCCACCTTTCCAGTGTAGACCAGTCCATCATGGAGATGCAGTTGACCTATGATGACCTGGCCATCAGGGGGCGCCCTGTGCTACAGGACAAACCTCACAGAGCAAACAGCCACAAGAGCAGCAGTAAATCTGTTCAATCTGGTGCCAGCACCAATAATAACAGTAGTGACAGTAAAGCTGTTCAGCCTCCTGACAGAGACTGCAGTAGGAGTACCAAACATGCTGCCACAACTCTTAGCAGTAAACCTGATGGCAGCAAAGTCTGTGAAATGATTGGCAAGAATAGCAGAAGCAGTGGCTGCAATGATGATAGCGGTGGTGGTGGGTTCTCTACTCCAGCAAACAACACTAGCAGCAGCTTCAAGAACAGTGATGGAAGCAGAGTTGATGATTTAGTCAGGAGTCCTCATGACATCACTCTGCACATCACACTGAGAGCTGGGTCTAATGCAGAGCAGAGCCTGAAGCCTGGAGAGCCTCAGCCCACAGCAGAGCCTCCTGCATGGACACAGCAGCAGGATGCAGcag ACTTACAAAATAAGAGCCCGCCAAAAGCTGAGCATCCCTCTCTGACCACCACGGACGAGGAGCAGGAGCTGAGAGAGTTGGCAGAGAGGATGGGTCAGCTCCATGTCCAGCACACCAAAGAGGAGGCGAAGAAAAAAGAGGACGgcaagaaaggagaggaaaacccaaataaagagaggagaaagaaagggaggaaaacaagcacagaagaaggagcagaggagcagagtcTCAGGAAGCCAGTGATGGAGACAAGTCCAGTACAGAGTCATCCTGCCAGTAGATGCACCAGATCCTTTCAGTCTGATCCCACAGCGATGAAAGAGCAGAAGCAGCCCAGTGTGTGTCACTCAGCACCACTCAGCATCAGTACAGCAGACTGTCAGTCAGGAGGAGGAACGAGTAACCAGGAAGGAGAAGTGAGGGAAGGTcatacagacagagcagcaacaggcagagcagaggaggatcAGAGCTTTGTTATGGTTTAA